In one Sporolituus thermophilus DSM 23256 genomic region, the following are encoded:
- a CDS encoding KdsC family phosphatase — protein sequence MDRETRAQKVKLLVFDVDGVLTNGQIIFGPDGEAMKVFHAQDGLGISVAHKVGLKTAIITGRETEMVRRRGAELNITDVYQGAMDKVAALNELLAKHGLAADEVGYVGDDLNDLPVMLRVGLACAVANAAAEVKAAAHFVATREGGRGAVREIIEFILKAQGKWERIVLAYRQPGHIETKQ from the coding sequence ATGGATAGGGAGACCCGCGCGCAAAAAGTCAAACTACTCGTCTTTGATGTCGACGGTGTGCTGACGAACGGGCAGATTATCTTCGGCCCTGACGGCGAAGCGATGAAAGTATTTCACGCCCAGGACGGCCTCGGCATTTCGGTGGCCCATAAGGTTGGCCTCAAGACGGCCATCATCACCGGCCGGGAAACGGAAATGGTGCGCCGCCGGGGCGCCGAACTCAATATCACTGACGTCTACCAGGGCGCGATGGACAAAGTGGCCGCCTTAAACGAACTGTTAGCCAAACACGGCCTGGCGGCCGACGAAGTCGGCTATGTCGGCGACGACCTCAATGACCTGCCGGTCATGCTCCGGGTGGGCCTGGCCTGCGCCGTCGCCAACGCCGCAGCCGAAGTAAAGGCGGCCGCCCATTTTGTCGCTACCCGGGAAGGCGGGCGCGGCGCCGTGCGGGAAATCATCGAATTTATCCTCAAAGCCCAGGGCAAGTGGGAGCGGATTGTCTTAGCCTACCGCCAGCCGGGGCATATCGAAACAAAACAGTAA
- a CDS encoding 3-deoxy-D-manno-octulosonic acid transferase produces the protein MQLLYNLLAIVLVVLATPVFLARALTTAGFGERLRQSLGFLPADVIARVAGRGCIWLHAASVGEIVATSPVVKEIRRQLPDYPVLISVVTETGYSMAKRIIPEADGHIYFPLDLPFLSERVVGLIRPRAFLPVETELWPNFLRAARRYGVQVMMVNGRISDKSFMRYPYLGSVLRDMLQTVARFCMQSAIDAEYIIGLGADPHKVVVTGNTKYDQTYTAVSPDEQAQLFVRLGLAGRRPVVVAGSTHKGEEEEVLTAFAKVRSVFPEAALVVAPRDIARADEIAGLAKERGFTARRRTALAQATEAGHDLVILDTIGELGRIYSIADLVFVGGSLVAKGGHNILEPAAHGKPVLVGPHMFNFKEIYALLSDRGACQTVQDGAELGDAMVRILQDKEVRATMSAGALAVVEENRGAAGRTVLYLKELMACSETRQKAE, from the coding sequence ATGCAGCTATTGTACAACTTGTTGGCTATCGTCCTGGTCGTACTGGCAACACCGGTATTTTTGGCGAGAGCGCTGACGACGGCCGGATTTGGCGAGCGCTTGCGCCAAAGTCTCGGTTTTTTACCCGCCGACGTAATCGCCCGGGTGGCCGGGCGCGGCTGTATTTGGCTGCATGCCGCGTCGGTTGGGGAAATCGTCGCCACCAGTCCTGTTGTGAAAGAAATCAGGCGCCAGCTGCCGGATTATCCGGTGCTGATCTCGGTCGTCACCGAGACGGGCTATAGTATGGCCAAACGCATCATCCCGGAAGCGGACGGCCACATCTATTTTCCACTCGACCTGCCGTTTCTGTCCGAGCGGGTGGTGGGGCTCATCCGGCCTCGGGCCTTTCTGCCGGTGGAAACGGAGTTATGGCCCAACTTCCTCCGGGCGGCCCGGCGCTACGGCGTCCAGGTCATGATGGTTAACGGCCGTATCAGCGACAAAAGCTTTATGCGTTACCCCTACCTGGGCAGCGTGCTGCGCGACATGCTGCAGACGGTGGCCAGGTTTTGCATGCAGTCGGCCATTGACGCCGAGTATATTATTGGTCTGGGCGCCGATCCGCACAAGGTCGTCGTCACCGGCAACACTAAATATGACCAGACTTATACCGCGGTCAGCCCGGATGAACAAGCGCAGCTTTTTGTCCGGCTGGGCCTGGCCGGGCGCCGGCCGGTCGTGGTGGCCGGCAGCACCCACAAAGGGGAGGAAGAGGAAGTCCTTACCGCCTTTGCCAAAGTGCGCAGCGTCTTCCCCGAAGCCGCCCTGGTCGTGGCGCCGCGCGACATCGCCCGGGCCGACGAAATCGCCGGTTTGGCAAAAGAGCGCGGCTTTACGGCGCGACGGCGCACCGCTTTGGCTCAGGCCACCGAAGCCGGCCATGACCTTGTCATTCTCGATACCATCGGCGAATTGGGCCGCATTTACAGCATCGCCGATTTGGTCTTCGTCGGCGGCAGCCTGGTGGCCAAGGGCGGACACAACATTCTCGAACCGGCCGCCCATGGCAAGCCCGTACTGGTCGGCCCCCATATGTTTAACTTTAAAGAAATTTACGCCCTCCTGTCCGACCGCGGCGCCTGCCAGACCGTGCAGGACGGGGCCGAACTGGGCGATGCGATGGTACGGATTCTGCAAGATAAAGAGGTGCGGGCAACCATGAGCGCCGGTGCGCTGGCGGTGGTCGAAGAAAACCGCGGCGCGGCCGGGCGGACGGTGCTCTATCTGAAGGAACTCATGGCATGCTCTGAAACTAGACAGAAGGCGGAATAG
- a CDS encoding lysophospholipid acyltransferase family protein, with the protein MFPNWQYHLLKLASRIVCLMPYPAVLLLGSLLGRLYYRIAGRQRRRALAQIQECLKLSPKEAERIIRRLFINVGRMFMEVMYIPALKRETIKRYVTIENRHYLTDALAQGKGVVFLTAHIGNWEWLGAALAMDGFPMTSVIKRQPNEQYTRILNEYRRLAGIEIFARGSTELVGAAKALKQGKILGFLADQDGGRDGVFAEFLGKMASTPKGAAVFAKRFGAPVVPTFIVRRPEGGHRIIVHAPLYYRDTGNEQADVANLTIRMNRVIEETIRQHPDEWLWFQKRWNTKVETLFPTTSTMAGEAV; encoded by the coding sequence ATGTTCCCAAACTGGCAGTACCACCTGTTGAAACTGGCCAGCCGGATCGTGTGCCTTATGCCTTATCCGGCGGTGCTGCTGCTTGGCAGCCTGCTAGGCCGGCTGTACTACCGTATTGCCGGGCGCCAGCGTCGGCGTGCCCTTGCCCAAATTCAAGAATGTCTGAAACTGTCGCCGAAAGAAGCGGAGCGGATTATTCGCCGCCTGTTCATCAACGTCGGCCGGATGTTTATGGAAGTCATGTATATACCGGCCCTTAAGCGGGAAACAATCAAACGATATGTGACCATTGAAAACCGCCACTATTTAACCGATGCGCTGGCGCAGGGCAAAGGCGTCGTATTTCTTACCGCCCACATCGGCAACTGGGAGTGGTTAGGCGCGGCGCTGGCCATGGACGGCTTCCCTATGACCAGTGTCATCAAGCGCCAGCCCAACGAGCAGTATACCCGTATTCTCAACGAGTACCGTCGCCTGGCCGGCATCGAAATCTTTGCCCGCGGCTCCACCGAACTGGTAGGGGCGGCGAAAGCCCTCAAACAGGGCAAAATTCTCGGTTTTCTCGCCGACCAGGACGGCGGCCGCGACGGAGTGTTTGCCGAATTTCTGGGCAAAATGGCCTCGACGCCGAAGGGAGCGGCCGTTTTCGCCAAGCGGTTTGGCGCGCCGGTCGTGCCGACCTTCATTGTGCGCCGGCCGGAAGGCGGCCACCGCATCATTGTCCACGCACCGCTCTACTACCGGGATACCGGTAACGAGCAGGCCGACGTGGCCAATCTCACCATCCGCATGAACCGGGTGATTGAGGAAACTATCCGCCAACATCCCGACGAATGGCTGTGGTTCCAGAAGCGCTGGAACACGAAAGTAGAAACCTTGTTTCCGACCACTTCGACCATGGCAGGTGAAGCAGTATGA
- the kdsA gene encoding 3-deoxy-8-phosphooctulonate synthase, with translation MHQVQVGPITIGGKNPIALIAGPCVIEDTERTLAIGRAVKQIADRLGIPYIFKASFDKANRSSFKSFRGPGLHAGLAILANIKQVLGVPVLSDIHCTTQVAAAAEVLDILQIPAFLCRQTDLVYGAAQTGRVINVKKGQFLAPRDMKNVVDKIREAGNENILLTERGFSFGYNNLVVDMRALPIMRSLGYPVVFDATHSVQLPGGAGTSSGGQREFVAHLARAATAAGIDALFMEVHDNPEEALSDGPNMLYIDQLEDLLKDVLAIDAVVRRHK, from the coding sequence ATGCACCAAGTCCAAGTCGGACCGATTACCATTGGCGGGAAGAACCCCATCGCGCTCATTGCCGGCCCCTGTGTCATTGAAGACACCGAGCGGACGCTCGCCATCGGCCGGGCGGTGAAACAGATCGCCGACCGCCTCGGCATCCCTTATATCTTCAAGGCTTCCTTCGACAAGGCCAACCGCTCGTCGTTCAAGTCCTTCCGCGGTCCCGGCCTGCACGCAGGGCTGGCCATCCTGGCCAACATCAAACAAGTGCTGGGCGTCCCGGTACTCAGCGACATCCACTGCACTACCCAGGTGGCGGCGGCGGCCGAGGTCCTGGATATCCTCCAGATTCCCGCCTTTCTGTGCCGGCAGACCGACCTGGTCTACGGCGCGGCCCAAACCGGCCGGGTGATAAACGTGAAAAAAGGCCAGTTCCTCGCGCCGCGAGACATGAAGAACGTGGTGGATAAAATCCGCGAAGCGGGCAATGAAAATATCCTCCTCACCGAGCGCGGCTTTAGCTTCGGCTACAACAACCTGGTCGTGGACATGCGCGCCCTACCCATTATGCGGTCGCTCGGCTATCCCGTTGTCTTTGACGCAACCCACAGTGTGCAGCTCCCCGGCGGGGCCGGTACTTCTTCCGGCGGTCAGCGGGAGTTTGTCGCCCATCTCGCCCGTGCGGCCACGGCCGCCGGCATCGACGCTTTGTTCATGGAAGTCCATGACAACCCGGAAGAGGCCCTCTCCGACGGCCCCAACATGCTGTATATCGACCAGCTCGAAGACCTGCTCAAGGACGTTTTGGCCATTGACGCGGTCGTAAGACGACATAAATAA
- the lpxK gene encoding tetraacyldisaccharide 4'-kinase yields MRHREAIQTYLYQLVHGGKKGLLATLLLGLLRLFSYLYSAGVAIKLGLYQWGILKQHKLDCKVISLGNITVGGTGKTPTAQKLAAAIRDMGYRVVILNRGYRAAWKGKIGLVSDGKKIYMTAAEAGDEAYLLAKSLPGIPVVIGKKRAVTGEYAVKKLGAEVIILDDGYQHWQLARDLDIVLIDTLNKFGNNCLLPRGTLREPLANLKRAHAFLLTKVDQASDTARDAVRDTLVAYNDKALIVESIHSPRYFREIEHWYKGVTTADMPLDALRARKVVAFSAIGNPSSFEQTIAAIGAELVDGVRFPDHHDYTMAEMQCVMDKAVAKGACALVTTEKDAVKIPSEFIHSERPLPVYVLGIEVKFLDGADELMALIRKVAAGGVAVKERRIDRKNVPSGGMKYEV; encoded by the coding sequence ATGCGGCACCGCGAAGCGATACAGACATACCTATACCAGTTGGTACACGGCGGGAAAAAGGGCCTGCTGGCCACTTTGCTGCTTGGTTTATTGCGCCTTTTTTCCTATCTGTACAGCGCCGGGGTGGCGATCAAACTTGGCCTGTACCAATGGGGTATCCTCAAACAGCACAAACTGGACTGCAAAGTAATCAGTCTGGGCAATATTACGGTCGGCGGCACCGGCAAAACGCCGACGGCCCAGAAGCTGGCGGCGGCCATCCGCGACATGGGCTACCGGGTGGTCATCCTCAACCGCGGCTACCGGGCGGCGTGGAAAGGCAAAATCGGCCTGGTGTCTGACGGCAAAAAAATCTACATGACGGCCGCCGAGGCGGGCGACGAGGCTTATCTGTTGGCCAAGAGCCTGCCGGGCATCCCGGTGGTCATCGGCAAAAAGCGGGCCGTAACCGGCGAATACGCCGTGAAAAAGTTGGGCGCCGAGGTCATCATCCTCGATGACGGCTATCAGCACTGGCAGCTGGCGCGCGATCTGGACATCGTCCTTATTGATACGCTTAATAAATTTGGCAACAACTGCCTGCTGCCGCGGGGAACCCTGCGCGAGCCGCTGGCCAACCTGAAACGGGCCCATGCCTTTCTGCTGACCAAAGTCGACCAGGCGTCCGATACCGCCCGCGATGCCGTGCGCGATACGTTAGTCGCTTACAACGATAAAGCCCTGATTGTGGAGAGTATCCACAGTCCCCGTTATTTTCGCGAGATTGAACACTGGTATAAAGGCGTGACGACGGCGGACATGCCCCTAGACGCCCTCCGCGCCCGGAAAGTGGTCGCTTTTTCCGCCATCGGCAACCCGTCGTCGTTTGAGCAGACCATTGCCGCCATCGGCGCCGAACTGGTCGATGGCGTGCGCTTTCCCGACCACCATGACTATACCATGGCCGAAATGCAGTGCGTCATGGACAAGGCGGTGGCCAAGGGGGCCTGCGCCCTTGTTACCACCGAAAAAGACGCGGTGAAAATCCCGTCCGAGTTTATTCACTCCGAACGGCCGCTGCCCGTCTACGTTCTGGGCATCGAGGTCAAATTCCTCGATGGCGCGGACGAGCTGATGGCGCTCATCCGCAAGGTTGCCGCCGGCGGCGTGGCCGTCAAAGAGCGGCGCATTGACAGGAAAAACGTGCCTAGTGGTGGTATGAAGTATGAGGTATGA
- a CDS encoding LptA/OstA family protein, whose protein sequence is MKSKDTTLSRAIFLGIAGLLALALGFGPAAPSLAAGSPVELAAETIEYDTAQGIAIAEGGVRITRGNAVMTGAKAEYNTKTQEALVTGNVKVVQDDATITADQVQAYQNNHLVATGGVVLVKADSRLTGPRLDYYTDREYAIVTGGARLTTKDAVMTADKVEAFIAEDRAVGSGNVHIVSEARKLDATSDQATYYGAKTGQGRVVLTGNARAVQDGNVLTGNTLTVYLDDKAMDAQGRTRLVIKPQ, encoded by the coding sequence ATGAAGTCAAAAGATACGACGCTTTCCCGGGCCATTTTTCTCGGCATAGCAGGACTTTTGGCGCTTGCCCTCGGCTTTGGCCCTGCCGCGCCCAGCCTTGCCGCCGGCAGCCCCGTAGAACTCGCCGCCGAAACAATCGAATATGATACGGCCCAAGGCATCGCCATCGCCGAAGGCGGGGTGCGCATTACCCGGGGCAATGCCGTTATGACCGGGGCAAAGGCCGAATATAATACGAAAACCCAGGAAGCACTGGTTACCGGCAATGTGAAAGTGGTGCAGGACGACGCCACCATTACCGCCGACCAGGTGCAGGCCTATCAAAATAACCACCTCGTCGCTACAGGCGGCGTGGTCCTCGTCAAGGCCGACAGCCGGTTGACCGGCCCGCGCCTCGACTACTACACCGACCGAGAATACGCCATCGTTACCGGTGGCGCCCGTCTTACTACCAAAGACGCCGTGATGACGGCCGACAAAGTCGAGGCCTTCATCGCCGAAGACCGGGCCGTCGGCAGCGGCAATGTCCATATTGTCAGCGAAGCGCGCAAACTGGACGCTACTTCCGACCAGGCCACTTATTACGGCGCCAAGACCGGCCAGGGCCGGGTGGTTCTAACCGGCAACGCCCGGGCGGTCCAGGACGGCAATGTCCTCACCGGCAATACCCTGACGGTGTATCTCGACGACAAGGCCATGGACGCCCAGGGCCGCACCCGCCTGGTTATAAAACCACAGTAA
- the lptB gene encoding LPS export ABC transporter ATP-binding protein — protein MYIETKGLVKTYKGRNVVNGVSLRVERGQIVGLLGPNGAGKTTTFYMIVGLEKPNSGSIFVSGEDVTAMPMYRRSRYGIGYLPQEASIFRKLTVEENLLAILETTNLTPAEQRDKMESLLEEFHVTHVRHRKGSELSGGERRRVEIARSLATDPSFILLDEPFAGVDPIAVADIQEIIGYLKERGIGVLITDHNVRETLSIVDNAYILNEGQILISGDAATIASSEIARKFYLGEKFTL, from the coding sequence ATGTATATTGAAACCAAAGGACTGGTCAAAACCTATAAAGGCCGCAATGTCGTCAACGGCGTCAGCCTCCGGGTGGAGCGGGGCCAGATCGTCGGCCTCCTGGGTCCCAACGGCGCCGGGAAAACAACGACCTTCTATATGATTGTCGGCCTGGAGAAGCCGAACAGCGGCTCGATTTTCGTGAGTGGCGAAGACGTCACCGCCATGCCCATGTACCGCCGCTCCCGGTACGGTATCGGCTATCTGCCGCAGGAAGCATCCATCTTCCGCAAGCTGACGGTGGAGGAAAACCTGCTCGCCATCCTGGAAACGACCAATCTCACGCCGGCCGAGCAGCGCGACAAGATGGAGAGCCTCCTGGAAGAGTTTCACGTCACCCATGTGCGCCACCGCAAAGGCTCCGAACTTTCCGGCGGCGAGCGGCGGCGGGTGGAAATCGCCCGGTCGCTGGCCACCGACCCCAGTTTCATCTTGCTGGACGAGCCCTTTGCCGGCGTCGACCCCATTGCCGTGGCCGATATCCAGGAGATTATCGGCTATCTCAAAGAGCGGGGCATCGGCGTTCTCATCACCGACCATAACGTGCGCGAAACACTGAGCATTGTCGACAACGCCTATATCCTAAACGAGGGCCAGATCCTCATTTCCGGCGATGCAGCCACCATCGCCAGCAGCGAAATTGCCCGTAAATTCTACCTGGGGGAAAAATTCACCTTATAG
- the lptG gene encoding LPS export ABC transporter permease LptG has product MRILDKYILKEMLGPFVFGIAAFSSVFIGTSTLFRLARYITEYGAAVSSVTKLFFYSLPEIIVLTFPMSMLLASLLAFGRLSASSEITAMKSGGLSFFRLAAPVFIAAFVVSVVAVILNEAVVPRANNAYQNVLRYEIEKSKPKSQEHIVIKDVKDGEIERLTYARKFDEAANAMYAVTVQEFDQGRLVRVENAEKATWDNGRWIMESGIVYDVAPEGQLQRTLRFDKQFMPVEKSPKEIVREQKKPDEMTIKELKQHIKVLQREYVKTSTYEVELHQRLSIPAASLVFALIGTPLGLQPHRSSSSIGLGISIIIIFIYYTIMTVFTALGQGGAIPAVLAAWIPNIVFIIVGAFLVRKASQ; this is encoded by the coding sequence ATGCGCATACTTGACAAATATATCCTCAAAGAAATGCTGGGGCCCTTTGTCTTTGGCATCGCCGCCTTTTCCAGCGTCTTCATCGGCACCAGCACCCTTTTCCGGCTTGCCCGCTATATCACTGAATATGGCGCCGCCGTATCGTCGGTGACGAAATTGTTTTTTTACAGCCTGCCCGAAATTATCGTGCTGACCTTCCCCATGTCGATGCTGCTGGCGTCGCTTTTGGCGTTCGGGCGCTTATCCGCCTCCAGCGAGATAACGGCCATGAAGTCGGGCGGCCTGAGCTTTTTTCGCCTCGCCGCGCCGGTATTCATCGCCGCCTTTGTCGTCAGCGTCGTCGCCGTCATTCTCAACGAGGCCGTCGTGCCCCGGGCGAACAATGCCTATCAGAACGTGCTGCGCTACGAAATCGAAAAAAGCAAGCCCAAATCCCAGGAGCACATCGTTATCAAGGATGTGAAAGACGGCGAAATCGAGCGGCTGACCTATGCCCGGAAGTTTGACGAGGCGGCCAACGCCATGTACGCCGTAACCGTCCAGGAGTTTGACCAAGGCCGCCTGGTACGGGTGGAAAACGCCGAAAAGGCCACCTGGGACAACGGCCGCTGGATTATGGAGTCAGGCATCGTCTATGACGTCGCGCCGGAAGGACAGCTGCAGCGCACCCTGCGCTTTGACAAGCAGTTCATGCCGGTGGAAAAATCGCCGAAGGAAATCGTGCGGGAACAGAAAAAGCCAGACGAGATGACGATTAAGGAGCTTAAACAGCATATCAAAGTACTGCAGCGCGAGTATGTAAAAACCAGCACCTATGAAGTGGAGCTGCATCAGCGGCTCTCCATTCCGGCGGCCAGTCTGGTTTTTGCCCTCATCGGCACCCCGCTCGGCCTGCAGCCCCACCGCTCCAGCTCGTCCATCGGCCTTGGCATTAGTATTATCATCATTTTCATTTATTACACGATAATGACGGTATTTACCGCCTTGGGCCAGGGCGGGGCCATTCCTGCCGTCCTCGCCGCCTGGATACCGAATATCGTCTTTATCATCGTCGGCGCGTTTCTCGTCCGCAAGGCCTCGCAGTAA
- the lptC gene encoding LPS export ABC transporter periplasmic protein LptC, producing the protein MKKTTYLLIACLVLLLAGGLYYFNKDEPLPQAPAQEVRSDPALNMVFTGNSLVEEKDGKRLWELSAESIELDQKTKQVYLKNLKGVIYQENGGKVEITARQATLDTKTRDIVLTGDIRATSSEGAILTAPSVRYAMSDRRFYGWGGVTLARGDTVVTGEKFESDGDFAKVRVQGNARVRKGVSAQ; encoded by the coding sequence ATGAAGAAAACTACATATTTATTGATCGCCTGCCTGGTACTGCTGCTGGCCGGCGGCCTTTACTATTTCAACAAAGACGAGCCGCTGCCGCAGGCTCCGGCTCAGGAAGTGAGGAGCGACCCGGCGCTCAACATGGTCTTTACCGGCAATTCCCTTGTCGAGGAAAAAGACGGCAAACGCCTGTGGGAGCTGAGCGCCGAGTCCATCGAACTCGATCAAAAGACCAAACAGGTTTACCTGAAAAACCTTAAAGGCGTTATTTACCAGGAAAATGGCGGCAAGGTGGAAATAACCGCCCGCCAGGCCACACTGGATACCAAGACGCGCGACATCGTGCTGACCGGTGATATCCGGGCCACGAGTAGCGAAGGCGCCATCTTGACGGCGCCTTCCGTCCGTTACGCCATGAGCGACCGCCGCTTCTACGGCTGGGGCGGCGTTACGCTCGCGCGTGGCGATACCGTCGTGACCGGCGAAAAATTTGAGAGTGACGGCGATTTTGCGAAAGTCAGGGTACAGGGCAACGCCCGTGTACGCAAAGGAGTGAGTGCACAATGA
- a CDS encoding KpsF/GutQ family sugar-phosphate isomerase, with the protein MIIDQARQVLEAEAEAIRSLIPRINGEFTEAVKMILACKGRVIVTGMGKSGLIGKKIAATLASTGTPAFFLHPAEGIHGDLGMVTSEDIVLAISNSGETNEIIGILPSIRRIGARIIAMTGRPASTLGKNSDLVLDVAVEKEACPLGLAPTASTTATLALGDALAVALLSERKFTPEDFAIFHPGGSLGRKLLLTVENVMHSGDDNPVVTQDKTVKEALFVITAKGLGATSVVDEDGRLLGIITDGDIRRGLEKGHDFLDKPVTALMTRTPRTITKDKLAAQALNMMEKNKPRPITVLPVVDETYRAIGMIHLTDLLRQGVV; encoded by the coding sequence ATGATTATCGACCAAGCCCGCCAGGTGCTGGAAGCCGAGGCGGAAGCCATCAGATCCCTCATCCCGCGCATTAACGGCGAGTTTACCGAGGCCGTTAAGATGATTTTGGCATGCAAGGGGCGGGTCATCGTAACCGGCATGGGTAAATCAGGCCTGATCGGCAAGAAAATCGCCGCGACACTGGCCAGCACCGGCACGCCGGCCTTTTTCCTGCACCCGGCGGAAGGCATCCACGGCGACCTGGGGATGGTGACAAGCGAAGACATTGTGCTGGCCATCTCCAACAGCGGTGAAACCAACGAAATTATCGGCATCTTGCCGTCCATCAGGCGGATCGGCGCCCGCATCATCGCCATGACCGGCCGGCCGGCTTCGACGCTGGGAAAAAACAGCGACCTTGTTCTCGACGTGGCGGTAGAGAAGGAAGCCTGCCCGCTGGGGCTGGCGCCGACGGCCAGCACCACCGCGACCTTGGCTCTCGGCGACGCGCTGGCGGTGGCGCTGCTCTCGGAACGCAAATTTACCCCGGAAGACTTTGCCATTTTCCACCCGGGCGGGTCGCTGGGCCGCAAACTGCTGCTCACCGTGGAAAACGTCATGCACAGCGGCGACGACAATCCGGTAGTCACGCAGGACAAAACGGTCAAAGAGGCGCTCTTTGTCATTACCGCCAAGGGGCTTGGCGCAACTTCGGTCGTCGATGAGGACGGCCGGCTGCTGGGCATCATCACCGACGGCGATATCCGGCGCGGCCTGGAAAAAGGCCACGATTTCCTGGACAAGCCGGTGACGGCCCTGATGACGCGCACGCCCCGCACCATCACCAAAGACAAGCTGGCCGCCCAGGCGCTCAACATGATGGAGAAGAACAAGCCCCGCCCCATCACCGTATTGCCGGTAGTCGACGAAACCTATCGGGCAATTGGTATGATTCACCTTACTGACTTGCTGCGCCAAGGAGTGGTATAA
- the kdsB gene encoding 3-deoxy-manno-octulosonate cytidylyltransferase, with protein MNILCVIPTRYASTRLPAKALADIAGKPMIQHVYERACRAKRPRAVLVATDHELICQAVTAFGGQVMLTSPDHPTGTDRLAEVARAYPDVDVIVNVQGDEPLIAPEVIDELAAAFDGAPDLAMATLMTEMDEEEYNLPSAVKVVTDLNGYALYFSRSLIPFPRIQHEAYKVYKHIGIYAYRRDFLLTFAALPPTPLERAESLEQLRALEHGYRIKVLKTDFKSIGVDTPEDLERVRAIITK; from the coding sequence ATGAACATCTTGTGCGTAATTCCCACTCGTTATGCGTCAACCCGCCTGCCGGCCAAGGCATTGGCCGATATTGCCGGCAAGCCCATGATCCAGCACGTTTATGAACGGGCCTGCCGGGCCAAGCGGCCGCGGGCGGTCCTGGTCGCCACCGACCATGAACTGATCTGCCAGGCCGTTACGGCTTTTGGTGGCCAGGTTATGCTTACCTCGCCCGACCATCCTACCGGCACCGACCGGCTGGCCGAAGTCGCCCGCGCGTACCCGGACGTCGACGTTATTGTCAACGTCCAGGGGGATGAGCCGCTCATCGCGCCGGAAGTAATCGACGAGCTGGCCGCCGCCTTCGACGGCGCCCCGGACTTGGCCATGGCCACTTTGATGACCGAGATGGACGAGGAAGAATACAATCTGCCCAGCGCCGTAAAGGTCGTGACCGACTTAAACGGCTATGCCCTCTATTTTTCCCGGTCGCTTATTCCTTTCCCCCGCATTCAACACGAGGCGTATAAAGTATATAAGCATATCGGCATTTACGCCTACCGCCGCGACTTTCTCCTCACCTTCGCCGCCCTGCCGCCCACGCCGCTGGAACGGGCCGAATCGCTCGAACAGCTCCGCGCCCTCGAACACGGCTACCGGATTAAAGTGCTTAAGACCGATTTTAAGTCCATCGGCGTCGACACGCCGGAGGATCTGGAACGAGTACGGGCAATAATAACGAAATAA